The DNA segment CCGCCGTATCCGAATCGACAGCCTGGCACACGGCCTGCTTGTAGTTCTTGTGGAGGGTGGCCTCCCGGGTCGCCAGAAACCGGGTTCCCATCTGTATCCCTTCGGCCCCGAGGGCCAGCGCTGCAACCAGTCCCCTCCCGTCGGCGATCCCCCCCGCCGCGACCAGGGGCAAGTCGGTTGCCTGGGCCGCTTCGCGGACCAGCACCAACGTGGAGATCTCGGAAGGGCTGATGTTTCCGCCCCCTTCCATGCCCATGGCGATGATGCCGTCCACCCCGGCCTCGTTGCACCGTTTGATCATCTCGAGGGTGAACGCGACCTGGAATATCCTGATTCCGGCAGCCTTGAAACGCTCCGTGTACTGGACAGGATCCCCGGCCGAAGAGACGACGACCGGGACCCGCTCTTCGATCGCAATTTCGACCGCCTTCTTGGAAGACGGAAGCCTCAACGGAATGTTCACTGCAAAGGGGAGTACAGTGGCCTCTCTGATCTTCCGTATGTGATCGACCAGTTCCTCGGGTTCCATGGTAGCGGCGGCGATCGTCCCCAATCCGCCGGCCTTCGAAACAGCGGCAGCCATTTCCCAACCCGTAATCCACGCCATCCCTCCCTGCAGGATGGGATAGCGAATTCCCAAAACATCACTCACTCTCGTCTTCAACATGCCTGCTAAAAACCCCGTTTCCTCTCTCTTGCGACACGAAACTGCAACCGGATTCCAGAAATCACAAAGGCTCAGCCCTTTCTTTTCCGATTCGGCCTCCCTCGTCAAGAACAAAACATCCGTGCCGCTCCTGCAGAGATCCGCACCCGGCGACTCCCAAAATCACATGCGTGTCCATGAATCATCGACGCTCATTAAGACAAACGACCTTGAGTGGTTACCTTGCCAAGACAAAGTTCTCACCAACTTGCGGCGTCATCCCGCCCGCTGGCCTGCATGCAGACGGTCAACGCGGCATCATCAAATCTTTTTCGTGGATACCTATAAACAATTCACCTCCAAATTGCCAAACAAATAGATGCATCCTTCCAAAAAATCAACCCTGAATACCCTGGAATCGAGAAGCAATCTGCATCCTCTGTCTTTCATTCGCGAGGTGCAGCAACTCTTCACCCACAAAGTCACCCCTCCGATCATTCACTCCGGCGTTGCCGAGGCGCCGCCGTTTTGCCAGAACTCGAAATCCGGCCGCCGGTGGGGATGAATGCAGATTTTTTATTTGACACGCTCCAGCTCAAAGACTATATTCTAAATTAACGATATGGAGATATCATGAAGACATTGATCAAGGTGATGAAAGCCCTATCCGACCCGAACCGGGTCAAGATCGTCAAGCTTTTGCAGCACCGGGTCATGTGCGTATGCGAACTTCGGGTCGCGCTGAACCTGGCGCAGTCGACTGTCAGCAAACACTTGCGGATCCTGGAGGAGGCGGACTTGGTCACATGGAGCAAGGACGGGCTGTGGGTCAATTACCGTCTGCTCGATGAAACACCGAACCCCTTTGCAAGCCGCATGCTCCGGAATCTCGAACAGTGGCTGGAAGAAGATCCTGAAATCACGGAGTTGATTACGCGGCTGCCGGAAATCCGCAGGGAAAACATCTGCGGCGTGTGATTTTTTTTGAACTTTCCACATCGTTAGATGGCGAACCAGCGATTAAGTTATGTTCACTGGAAAACCACGAATCCACCGACAGCCGCCTTTACTATAGCATCGAGGACGTTGACCGATGAAAGAGCGCACCAAGTTCCTGTTGATCATCAGCACTTTCCTGGCCGCCTATTACGTGCCATGGGGGCATCCCATCATCCGGCAATCCGGGCTCGAGGCGTTCATGATGCTGCAGGAGTATGCCCGCGAGCATGTCCTCACCTGCCTCATTCCAGCCTTCTTCATTGCCGGGGCCATCGCGGTCTTCGTCTCGCAGGCCTCCGTGCTCAAATATTTCGGCGCACAGGCCAGCAAGATCCTCTCCTACTCCGTAGCCTCCGTGTCGGGGACCATCCTGGCCGTCTGCTCCTGCACGGTCCTGCCGCTTTTCGCCGGTATCTACACGCGGGGCGCAGGCATCGGCCCGGCCACCGCCTTTCTCTATTCCGGGCCCGCTATCAACGTCCTCGCCATTACGCTGACCGCAAAGATCCTGGGCTGGCAGCTCGGGCTGGCCCGGGCCATAGGTGCTGTGCTCTTCGCGGTAATCACCGGGCTGCTGATGGCCCTCATCTTCCGGAAAGATGATGCCGCCCGCGCCACCGGGCAGATCTTCCTCCCTGACCCCGAAGCGAAGGAACGGACCCTGCTCCAGGATGCGCTCTACATCGGGACCATGGTGCTGATCCTCGTTTTCGCGGCCTTTGCCAGGCCGGCCCCCGGATCGACAGGGCTTTGGCCCGCCCTCTTCGCCGCCAAATGGACCATCACGATCGGGCTGCTCGTCGTCCTCGGCCTCATGCTGAAGTTCTGGTTCACGCGCGCCGAGTGCAGGAACTGGGTGGAAGCCACCTGGGGCTTCATGAAGCAGATCTTCCCCCTGCTCGCCGGCGGAGTCCTCGTCGCGGGCTTTATGCTGGGACGGCCCGGCCACCCCGCACTCATCCCTGAACAGTGGATCCAGACGCTCCTCGGCGGCAACTCGATCTCGGCCAATCTCATCGCCTCGGTCGCAGGGGCCCTCATGTACTTTGCGACCCTCACGGAGGTGCCGATCCTCCAAGGGCTCCTCGGGGCCGGGATGGGCAAAGGCCCCGCACTGGCGCTGCTCCTGGCCGGACCGGCGCTCTCCCTCCCCAACATGCTGGTCATCGGCAGCGTGATGGGCGTGCGAAAAACGGCCGTCTTTTGCCTTATCATTGTGGTCATGTCGACCATCGCCGGCCTGCTCTTCGGCACGCTGGCCGGATGACCCGTTTGGATAGGAGGACCCTGTCATGAAGCGCCTCGACATCGAGTGGCGCCATCTCCTGAAAGGCGGCAGGACGTGCGAGCGCTGCTCCGACACCGGGGAGGCGGTCCACGCCGCCTACCGTGCGCTCGCCGCTGAACTGGAGCCCCGCGGATGGTGCGTGACACTGCGCGAAACCCCCCTGACGGAGGAGGACATCGCCGAGTCCAACACCATCCTTCTGAACGGCCAGCCGCTCGAACTGCTGCTGCCGGGCGCACACAGCGCCTCGAACTGCTGCACATCCTGCGGCGACCTGCTGGGGATGCCCGCCATGTGCAGGACCATCGTGCACGGCGGCCGGATTTACGAAGCGATCCCCGGAGCCCTGATCATCGAAGCAGCGCATCGAATCGTTCAACAGACCCTTGCAGATTGAAAAAAAGGAGGATTCCCAGATGGAAATCAAAGTCCTGGGCCCAGGCTGCCCGAAATGCCGCCAGACGGAAGAAATCGTCCAACAGGCGATTGAGGAAGCCGGCGTCCCCGCTCAAATCGAAAAGGTCACCGACGCCATGAAGATCGCCCGCTACGGCGTCTTTGTCACACCGGCTGTCGTCGTGGACGGTGAAGTGAAATCGGTCGGCAAGATCCCCAGCAAAGAGGACGTCAAGTCCTGGATCAAAAAATGAATCGGAAAGAGGTGTGATCATGGGTCGACAAGATGATTTTCCGCAGAACAAGGATATCCTGCCGACGCAGAATACGACGTCTGCCTCACATCATGATGAGAATGGCTGAGGGGACGGGTGAATCGTTCCCCAACCGGCAGTTGGCCGGCGCATCCTCAAGTTCCCCGATGACACCCAGGTCGGCGTCGTGGGCCTGGACGCGATCATGGCCGACCTCCTTGCGCAAGGATTCGAGCCCAGCGAGCGGGTCGCCGAGCAGATCATGGAAAGGCTCGAAAAGGAAAAGAACTACATCCCCACCGCCGAACGCGCGCGCAGGGACTACGCCTACGCCCTGCTGAAGGAATACCGAAAATATGTCAAGGACCGCAAAGGCTGAACGAATCTATCCGCATCCTTCACATCCAGTCAACCGCATAACCTTTATTCGAAGGGGCTGTCCATGGAGTTATCATTTGAGTGAAATCCGGAAGGAAGACAGGGGCCTGATGGCGCCCTGCGGCATCATCTGCTCGGGATGCGACATGCAGCCGGGCGAAAGCCTCGAGGCCGGCGGATTTCTTCTCAGCGCAACCCCGTGTAGAAGCGTTGCAGCCTCTGGACCGGCACACCGGCCAGAAAGCCCGCGATCATGAGCTGGTTGACGAGGGTCGTGCGCAGGACGCCGAGGGTCTTCCAGCGCCGCGCCGACGTGAGCGCCGCCTCACGGAGCGTTACGATCCTGCCTCGCCTGCGGAGGCGCCGAACCAGTTCGAAATCCTCCATGATCGGCATGGGCCTGAAGCCCCCAACCTCCTCGAAGACCCGCTTCTCCATGAAGATCCCCTGGTCGCCGTAAGGCATCTGCAAAAGCGCGGACCGGATGTGCGTCACCCGTTCCACCAGGCGCATCACGGCCCTCGGATCGTCGGTCTTGAAACGGAAGGCCCCTGCCACCGTCGCCGGGCGATCCAGGGCGGCGCATATCGCCTCGGCGCACCCGCCAGGCGGGACGGTGTCGGCATGGAGAAAGAGCAGGAATCTTCCACGGGCAAAAGCAGCCCCGCCGTTCAACTGCAAAGCCCGCCCTCCGGACACCGTCAACACGTGCGCCCCCTCCCGCGCGGCTATCTCGCGGGTCCGGTCGCGGCTCCCGCCGTCGACCACGATGCGTTCGATCCCCACCCCCGCTCGTGCGAGCCATTCGAGGAGGCGCCGGATCGCACCGGATTCCTCCAAGGTTGGAATCACGACGGAGACCAGCGATTTTCCCGAAAAGACATCCGAGAAACGAGGATCGTGTCGAACCACATCCAAGTCCTCGGGCCGATCCACATCCCGCAGCGGCAGCAACTCTGCCACACTCAACCCGAGGCGTCGGATCTTTTCGCTCGTTTGGGCATAGACCCGGCCCGTTCCCCAGTCGATGCCCTCAAAGAGCGGGGTATGCATCGACTTCATCCCGATAAGGTAGTACCCGCCGTCAGCGGCACGGCCCACTGCCGTATCGTTCCATCGCAGACCCTCGACAGCCTGTTCGAGGATCTCGGAGGTCAGGCCCGGGATATCGGAACCG comes from the Desulfatiglans anilini DSM 4660 genome and includes:
- a CDS encoding NAD(P)H-dependent flavin oxidoreductase; this translates as MLKTRVSDVLGIRYPILQGGMAWITGWEMAAAVSKAGGLGTIAAATMEPEELVDHIRKIREATVLPFAVNIPLRLPSSKKAVEIAIEERVPVVVSSAGDPVQYTERFKAAGIRIFQVAFTLEMIKRCNEAGVDGIIAMGMEGGGNISPSEISTLVLVREAAQATDLPLVAAGGIADGRGLVAALALGAEGIQMGTRFLATREATLHKNYKQAVCQAVDSDTAVTGRTTGLQFRVLKNQLVQRVLQMEMEGKDKHEIDGFTIGSLRKAAVSGDMEWGSVMMGQVAGLVKRIRPIAELLDEIMAEAEDEIRRLSGYVA
- a CDS encoding ArsR/SmtB family transcription factor, which codes for MKTLIKVMKALSDPNRVKIVKLLQHRVMCVCELRVALNLAQSTVSKHLRILEEADLVTWSKDGLWVNYRLLDETPNPFASRMLRNLEQWLEEDPEITELITRLPEIRRENICGV
- a CDS encoding permease, giving the protein MKERTKFLLIISTFLAAYYVPWGHPIIRQSGLEAFMMLQEYAREHVLTCLIPAFFIAGAIAVFVSQASVLKYFGAQASKILSYSVASVSGTILAVCSCTVLPLFAGIYTRGAGIGPATAFLYSGPAINVLAITLTAKILGWQLGLARAIGAVLFAVITGLLMALIFRKDDAARATGQIFLPDPEAKERTLLQDALYIGTMVLILVFAAFARPAPGSTGLWPALFAAKWTITIGLLVVLGLMLKFWFTRAECRNWVEATWGFMKQIFPLLAGGVLVAGFMLGRPGHPALIPEQWIQTLLGGNSISANLIASVAGALMYFATLTEVPILQGLLGAGMGKGPALALLLAGPALSLPNMLVIGSVMGVRKTAVFCLIIVVMSTIAGLLFGTLAG
- a CDS encoding DUF2703 domain-containing protein encodes the protein MKRLDIEWRHLLKGGRTCERCSDTGEAVHAAYRALAAELEPRGWCVTLRETPLTEEDIAESNTILLNGQPLELLLPGAHSASNCCTSCGDLLGMPAMCRTIVHGGRIYEAIPGALIIEAAHRIVQQTLAD
- a CDS encoding thioredoxin family protein, with product MEIKVLGPGCPKCRQTEEIVQQAIEEAGVPAQIEKVTDAMKIARYGVFVTPAVVVDGEVKSVGKIPSKEDVKSWIKK
- a CDS encoding TIGR04283 family arsenosugar biosynthesis glycosyltransferase, with the protein product MKQGALHLLIFARYPEPGRVKTRLIPALTPQTAARLHRRMTEAVVKMARAASRGEMPVTVWYTGARRRDFRAWLGTDVGFAEQASGDCDLGARMLGAFEAAFQSGAGAVIGVGSDIPGLTSEILEQAVEGLRWNDTAVGRAADGGYYLIGMKSMHTPLFEGIDWGTGRVYAQTSEKIRRLGLSVAELLPLRDVDRPEDLDVVRHDPRFSDVFSGKSLVSVVIPTLEESGAIRRLLEWLARAGVGIERIVVDGGSRDRTREIAAREGAHVLTVSGGRALQLNGGAAFARGRFLLFLHADTVPPGGCAEAICAALDRPATVAGAFRFKTDDPRAVMRLVERVTHIRSALLQMPYGDQGIFMEKRVFEEVGGFRPMPIMEDFELVRRLRRRGRIVTLREAALTSARRWKTLGVLRTTLVNQLMIAGFLAGVPVQRLQRFYTGLR